GGGCTTAATTCATGATCATTACAAATAGCTTGGTCAACACACAGTTGATCAAGTATTTCTGACCCCTTTTTTTTGGCGCAAGACCTTGAGCCTCACATGAGgggcgcctttaacaactacgATTTCGATGACTTAAAAGTTTTATTATTCACCAGAAAAATACATCAGAAACATTAATTGTCCAGATATAAGATTTAAACATCAGTGAATAGCCGTGTGAACTCCCAAAATCATCCATTTTATCCTTTCTTGAAGTTATTGCAGTTAGACATAAAAAAACTGAGCTGCTATAAGTTTCAGGCGTATGTGCATATACCTATTCATTATGTCCAAAACCCCCAATCCACACACACAATCGACCCCCTTCCAACGTGAATCATAAAAACAATGCTAAATATGTTGAAATACCGACTGACACAATACCATCCAATAATATTCAATTGATCAACATGAGTGATCAACTGATAGCTCAAATACCTTGTCAAATACACAACAAACTGACCAATCATATATACCATTTACCcgatagaaaaagaaaatcagAGATTAGAAATTCTTGTACGCAAAAATATACTTATACGCTCAAACCAAGATAACAAAGTTACCACATGCTACCGCGATACTTGAGCATGTAAGGTCCACTCTCGAGCGAGCGATCGATATGGCTATGAACCTTTTGCTTCCCATTTCCACTCTGATCAATAAGAATGAGTTCAAACAATGGTCTGACATCAGTGCCCTCACTTGCAAGCGCGATAAAAATCGAAACGTAAGCCAAATTATCCTCCGGATTCTTACAATCGGGATAGAAATATATAGCCCACTAATACCCTCCCACCATAAAATTATCGCTGGCAATGTGCTTACCAACGCCCATCCCCTCCATCACAAATCGACAAGACGAGAGTGCCCCCTCGGATTTTGGTATGACAATGTTTGTCATTACCAAGGGGTTTTCAAATTTTGGGAGATCTTCATGGAAATGAAAACGAATTTTGGAAGAATCAGATGGCTTTGTAAAagaattttgagaaattttggGATTTCGCTGTGAAATTGAAAAATGTACTTGCGAGGCAGGGATGTTTTCAGCAACTTTTGAAGTTGACAGTATTTGACCCGTCCGATAATCACACACTATTTTGGTGGTTATTTATAGGCTTAATGTATCATTTGCTCCCTGagcttgtccaaaaagtttcaTTGGTCCTTTGAAGTTTCAAATTATCTCGATAGCCccttgaatttatataaaatattcagttagtcctataaacttgcgtaaaatgtactTAATTGATCATTCAGtcataaaaaagtaagttaaatacggaagatggattgtacgagtcttaaaaaagtaaaacgaccaaaatcggggtATGTAGTTCAAATATTAGAGAaaacaagttgtatagttgagcaattaataacttcatttttaatttattttttaattatgtaataatattttaagatgcgtggaatacatcttccgcatttaacttatttttttacgaccgagtgatcaattgattacattttacgcaaattcagaggactaactgaacattttatgcaaatttaaGAGACTATCAGAACacctttgaaagttcaaaaatccaattaaactttttggacaagttcagaaaaacaaatgatatattaaaccttATTAATACAAGGGATAAGTAcacaaaaaaaatgcatgtggtttACACGTTTTACAGACGcgaacctgtggttttttttacaaaaagaggtatgtgctaaacgccgttagcaaacaaagataaaattaactaacggtgttaaaattcaaagagaaaagagttaatttggtatttatatttatttattttataaattaacccccccaattatctaattatcataaataaaccccaaaataaaaaaatatcatcttctccatctctttttaattttttattttccttcttcttcttcttcttcttcttcttcttcttcttcttcttcttcttcttcttcttctttcttcttcttctttttttaatttttcttcttcttctttttttaattttttttttgaaattcccATTGAAGAACGTCTGAAATTTCCAGACGTGAATcacgtctggaaattccagacgttCTCCAAACGTTGAAGaacgtctggaaattccagacgttgaagaacgggaatttcaaaaaaaattaaaaaaaataaagaagaagaaaggagaagagaggagaagagaggaggaagaagaagaagaagaagaagaagaagaagaagaagaagaagaagaagaagaagaagaagaagaagaagaagagagagaaagaagaaggaaaataaaaaactaaaaagagatggagaagatggtatttttttattttggggtttatttgtgataattagataattaggggggttaatttataaaataaataaatataaggaccaaattaactcttttctctttgaattttaacactgttagtcaattttgcctttgtttgctaacggcgtttaGCACAAAcctctttttgtaaaaaaaaacccaCATGTTCGCGTTTGTAAAACGTGTAAACCAGAAACATTTTTTGTGTACTTATCCCTTAATATAACACTAGAAAGGTATCTTCGGAATTTACAAAAATATATCTTCGGCTTTGGTGAGAAAATAACATGAACATATTTgtctaaattaaaattataaaatagcaAATTTCTacttagattaataaaattgcaattgcaaatttttttttaatataaagaaaaaatattattgaagaTCATAAGCAAACGCATTACAAGCAAAAACAGGGGTATTCAAACCATGTTTCCCGATCAGACTCTAAAATCACCGCACACGCAAGAATGTGAGCATAGTGATTCGTTGACCTATGAACAAAAGATACCTTCACAATCTCCTATATGTAGGACCGGAGATTTACAGTCACCTATTATGTTGTTCAATAACTAAATTAGGGCTAGAGAGTTGCCTTAAAGAAGTCACTAACAATTGTGAATCCAAATTCTTTAATCCAACTCAGTGCTTTCCGGTACGACAACGCTTGGATGAGAAAATGATCCAAAAGATAGTTCAGATGGCCATTTTTAGCCGCTACAAACTGGTCTGTGTCGTTTCTGACCGCAATGCCAAACCCCGCAAACCCCGAACCTTTAAATACCATCCCATCAACCTTTATTTTCAAGACGTCTCAAGGAGGCACAAATCATTGTGCTGCTGCCGAAGGTCTGTTaatgataaatattttttaaaattattaattctaatagaaaaaatacaTAGTATGAATTAACTAATtatttaaaatgtgtttttttttatcgttaaacataattttttttataaaaactcTAAACAATATTTTAGGATATCTTTAATTCTAAGAAAATTAAACAACATTGTGAATAAATATTAGTAAAGAAAATATAATGTTTCCTATGTCTGTTGTGCaacattctaaaatataaacaaattattttttcattacATAATCAAGTGtagtcataaaaaaaaaagtacaaagtTTGCCAAGTCATAAAAAATTAATAGAGGCTTTATATGtcaacttgttcaaaaaaaaaaaaaaacttaattgatCACGTAAATTTACAAAATGTCTTTTTAATCttaacttttttaaaataactTATTGCCCCTTTTAACTTGCTTACAATATTGCATTTACCTCCAAGTTTGATCGTTCTTCTGGCTTTTCTTTCGTTTATTATAGCTCGACATCTCTGGTATTTGTTTCATTACTTATCGTCGTGGATATCTCCATCTTATGAATTCAACTCCTAAGCTTATACTTTAGAAACTCCATTTGTATCGTCCAACTTTAAAGTCGAAGTTTTGACCCCTCCCCATCAGGACGAGGGGAGGTTCTGACAATCTCACCCTCTCGAGTTGAGTTGTAAAGAGAAATTTTAGCCGAAAAAGCTCATTCGAGAATGGGGAAATAAACGTTTTAAAGCTATATCAAAGTTTTGGAATGAATTTCACTTGTTTCTTAGTTTAGGATATTATGAATGGTGTTATTACTTGGTACGCATTTTAAAGCTATATCAAGTGTTTTACTACAACAAAATTCTCTGTCGGAAGTTAGATTTTACGAGAAACTGAAGTACAAGggtcaaaatgaaaattttgcagAGTTCATGGATAAGAGTTGGTGTTGGTTTTGAACTCAAACTCCTGTTAAAGAACCCAAACCTTCTGCGAAACATTTGACGTATGATTAGAGTCAGTActcaataattaaattatttccGCTTGCAATTTCAGTTAATTCTACAAATCAAAACCTATTCAACTCGCTCGCTCCTTAATCAAGCAGGCACTGAAGAACAAAATGCACCAAGGAGAAAAGGGAGAAAAACAAAACGGACGGGATGATTGTAAAATTAGGGTTTCACATTTTGATTTTTCTGTGGAGAATCATGTTAATGCAATGGAAACAATTTCTAAGCTCTGCGGAGAGGTAGAGACGGGTTCTCTGGACGTTCCTGAAATTCAGCGTTTATATTCCTCTATGATTTTCTTAAGGTCAGTATTGCTTGCTTTGGTGAATGAACTCTTTCGTAGTTAGATTATCACTTTCTCTGTTTCATGCTGTTTTTAAGTTTTGTGACACAATATATGTGTCATGTGCTGGCTTTAGTTGAATTTTTATGTATTTCTATGAATTTTTATTCTTTGTTTGTGTTTAATATGAAAATTACATTAACTCAGGGAATGGAGGCAGTTTAATTATGAACCAAGGACAATTAGGTTTGCTAGTGAGCTGGAAAGTTCTCAACGTAAGGGTGTTCTCGGCGAGATAAATTTACCCCAGTTTTCATCGGCATCTGTTCCAACGGTACTTCAAGGAAGcacttattttatttgtttcttttcctttattctGTTTGTTTGATTTACTTTCTAGTCTAGATAATATATTGCGTAAATACTAGCATTTATTGTTGGTTTGTTGATATTGTAGAAGGAAGGTGTACATGGGGGCATTGCACCTCCAGAATCCAGGTACAGGTCTAGACTCTAGAGGCTGTTTTTTTCTTTCTGTCTTGCTCTTCTTGCAAATCTTAACATGTGATTGTATGACATATCATTCACTCAGAAGAATGGTGTATGGTCATGATAAATACAGTAGTAGTCCCTGAACTGTTACACTGCTAACACCATGGTCCCTAAACTTCAAACTTTAACACGAAACTCTCTGAACTTTGGTATTCTGTAATAGCATGGTCCAAATAAAAGTTGACCAACATAAAATACTGTTGACCACACCTTTTACCAGTTATCGATACTTCTGGATGCATTTGGACCATGCTTTTGAAGTGGAGTCTGACTGGGTTTGATAATCTGTCAAAAGCATGGTCAACGATATTTTAAGCTGGTTAACGGCCATTTGGACCATGCTGTTTCAAAGTAGCAAAGTTCAGGAAGTTTTATGGATTTAAAGTTCTGGGGCCACACTGTTAGTAGCGCAAAAGTTTAGTGGCATGGGTTTATATGCACATCTATACTTCTGCATGCATGCACCGTGTTTCAAACTTTGCAATTTTATTGCAGCAAGGACTTTGTGATGCATGTTGGAGGATCTATTTGGGCACTGGATTGGTGTCCTAGGACTCGTGAAACGTCTGCAGGTCATGTTAAATGTGAGGTATATATTTTCTGTTTCTGCTTCCTCCCCTTATTTGTTTTTGTGGAAATAGATTTATTATTATCCGAGCTGCTAAATTGCTTGTTGAAACCTTTTGTAAATTTGGGACAGACTTGCCAAAAGCATTTTATTCAACTGAattttatatattcttgaacTAACTGGGTTGATCCACAATCATATGTGCGGTCCCCTGTGCCAAAAACGAGGGAATTTCAAGtctttgtttcttttgtttttgtggaGCTTGTTTTAGGACTTTCATGTGAAAAAAATTCAGAGCTATTTGCCAAATATGAGACAGACGATCCACTACCTAATCTTATGTTCTTGTGTTTGTGGCTTCAACATTTGGTTTTCTAGTTTCTTGCTGTTGCTGCCCATCCTCCTAACTCATATTATCACAAGATCGGCGCTTTACTTACTGGTAGAGGTGTTGTTCAAATATGGTGCATCTTGAATGATAGCAGGAATGAGCAAGAGACCCCACCTCCCTTAAAAAAGTCAAAAAGGAAAACTCAATGCAGTGATGACAAATTAGCTCTAATAAAGAGGCCAAAAGGAAGACCTAAAGAAAAGCAAATAGGAGAACCTTGTACTGGTGAAACCACGAAGACCACAACTGAAATTAAGAGACCTAGAGGTCGACCTAGGAAGCAGAAAGAAGAACTTACGGATGATGAAGACTACCAATATAAGAAGCCAAGAGGACGACCTCGAAAGAAGGCAAAAAATGACTCCATTAATAGTGTAGAGTGCCACCAGCAATATCCTCAAGTCCTTGCTGTTGAATATCCTGAAGATCCAGCACAAGTGATTGCTATAGGAGGGGCCTTAACGGATGCCCCAGCAGAGACCATACAGAAAACTAAGGCCAAGAAACAAAAAAATCCTACCAAAGCACTTCACACCTCTGTTTCAGCTACTGAAACTACTGGCCAGGGTAGAATATTGAGAAGTAATTCAAAGGTAGGTGATAAGTATGCTGCCATTATATGCCCAACATTATCGACTCAAAATGAAGATCAATCTTCCATTATGAACGACGAAATAAATAAGGATTTCTTTGAAGAACCAACGATGCGTAAGTGTGGTTTAGATAATGTTTCTTGTGCTATTCCGGAGAATATTCTTTTACCTAGGCTTGTGTTTTGCCTGGCTCATAATGGAAAAGTTGTGTGGGATATGAAATGGCGGCCTTGTCATATTTCTGATCCCAAAAGCCTGCATCAGATGGGCTATCTTGCTGTCTTGCTAGGAAATGGATCCCTGGAAGTGTAAGTTATATATTTAGATATCTGTCATATGTTTAGTAACTGGACTCCTCATCTATATTTCTGTAATGTGTTTGTGACACATCTTAAACTATTTAATTAGGGTAAAGCACCGACTTTTCAGTATTTAAATCATGTTCTTATTTTTAAACTAGTTGGTATCCAGAATATTACCAATGAGAACTAGGCCTTTCAaactatgttttttttttaatctttatcTCAATTGAGCACAATGATAATTTATCGGGCTTGACTTGCAATTTAAATACACTTAATGAATTTCACCTAAAGTTTTAATAAAGTAACTTGAAATCCAAGTAAATTTTTTGGGGAAGATATTATAGAGTATTGCACTTCAATTTTCAACACAGGGAATGatataaatgaaaaagaaaacgtTTTTAGTAATGTGTGAGGAAAGGATTGGGGTTTGCCAAACATAATAGATTAAAGAAAAATGTCAGGTACTGTCCACTATGTTTGGCCATTATTCTTTTATGTATTTACCTTGGGTTGTAAGTATGGAAATTATCAGTTGTTGGTTTCCACTTGATGCATAAAAAGTGTATTATGTAATATTGTCTGATGATGTCCAATATGAATGCAGATGGGATGTTCCTCTTCCTAATataatgaatgctatttatacTTCGTCTCACAAAGAAGGTACTGATCCTCGGTTTGTGAAATTGGAACCAGTATTCAAGTGTTCAATTGCTAAGTGTGGGGAAATAGAGAGGTAACTTGTTTCTGTCATGTACCTTCTTGGTATTTATAGGAAATCttaattgaaattgaataaaagaTTTTCTTTTATCCCAATAGATCAATCAAATTTTATGTTTCTCATATGTCTCTGTTAGCTTGAACAACACTAGAAATATGAAAAGTTTGTACTAGAAATCACTGCAACCCCAATTATTTCCCCTCAATTGCAAGCAGTTGGAGGGAATAAATTTGTTTTACGTGATACAACGGAAGGATGAAATAACAAATCGAGAGGACTTCTCTTCAATATCTCATCCTTGTCCATGTATACTAGTTTTGGAGCATTTTATATAAGAGACATTATGCAAGTGCATATTGATTCAATGGAGATTGTTTTACCATATTGAAATATCAAATTCATCTTACTGCAGAATCTTGTAATTTGCTATACACAATTTCCCATGCAGCATTCCTTTGACAGTGGAATGGTCATCTTTATGCCCCCATGATTACTTACTTGCTGGATGCCATGATGGAAAGGTAACATGCCtgttatcttttattttatgcTGATGCTTTCAGTCCACATTCCTGTTCATTAGTTACTTATGTCCTTTGAACTTATGATTAGTGTTTTGATTGGGCATTCTTTCTCAATTTGTATCAATGGCATCATTCTACATTGACTTCTTTTTTGGTAAAATCATTATTGCCaaagttttataaattttagccAAACATATTAATACGTTGATTAAGAAAACCTTTTCAcctaattttgatttaaaacaATATCAAAATTTTGTTGAATTATCATGTCCAACATTCTACTAGAATCTGGCAATGCTGACTTCATTGAGAAAAAATcaaattgagtgattttattaattccTATTTAAATTCAGTAACAAAAGTTCAGTTATATAAATTTGAGCAATGTTCAATTACATACGGACTTTCAGCATCCCAAAACCAAACTGTAGCCTATTTTTACTTTTAGAAGTGAATAATGAAATTTCTAATCATATTTTTAATAGGAGACTCAAATAATCTGTTTGGAAACAGTTTTGGACCAAACAAGACTACTACATTATCAAATATAACATCTCTATCCCATGATTTGCTATATTTCAGGTTGCCTTATGGAAGTTCTCTGCAGATGCCACATCTGGAGGTAATGACATAAGTTTTTCTACCTTTCTTCTCTGCTTACTGTCTTTCCATATGTT
The window above is part of the Euphorbia lathyris chromosome 3, ddEupLath1.1, whole genome shotgun sequence genome. Proteins encoded here:
- the LOC136222901 gene encoding uncharacterized protein; translated protein: MHQGEKGEKQNGRDDCKIRVSHFDFSVENHVNAMETISKLCGEVETGSLDVPEIQRLYSSMIFLREWRQFNYEPRTIRFASELESSQRKGVLGEINLPQFSSASVPTKEGVHGGIAPPESSKDFVMHVGGSIWALDWCPRTRETSAGHVKCEFLAVAAHPPNSYYHKIGALLTGRGVVQIWCILNDSRNEQETPPPLKKSKRKTQCSDDKLALIKRPKGRPKEKQIGEPCTGETTKTTTEIKRPRGRPRKQKEELTDDEDYQYKKPRGRPRKKAKNDSINSVECHQQYPQVLAVEYPEDPAQVIAIGGALTDAPAETIQKTKAKKQKNPTKALHTSVSATETTGQGRILRSNSKVGDKYAAIICPTLSTQNEDQSSIMNDEINKDFFEEPTMRKCGLDNVSCAIPENILLPRLVFCLAHNGKVVWDMKWRPCHISDPKSLHQMGYLAVLLGNGSLEVWDVPLPNIMNAIYTSSHKEGTDPRFVKLEPVFKCSIAKCGEIESIPLTVEWSSLCPHDYLLAGCHDGKVALWKFSADATSGDTRPLLCFSADTVPIRTVAWAPSQSDQGNANVVLTAGHGGLKFWDIRDPFRPLWHLQPAPKFIYSLEWLSDPRCVILSLDDGTIRLLSLVRAAYDAHVNGTPSVGPKLQGLHLLTCPSFAIWSVHASRKTGMVAYCSADGTVCRFQITTKAVDKDPSRNRTPHFKIWSLNKDESAITVSTSLADTPLWTKKPVNNVGDSARSMKSLFESSQTKTANKAKATAADNHTSAVCSSNDPSPSGADEETSASVSKQSKLKSKNTSKKMAGEDVEVVSTDKEQPSKQEKESEVIPPKIVAIHRVRWNMNQGSERWLCSGGAAGIVRCQEILFSDLDKVLARKR